The window GGAAAAAGTTTACCCTGAAAATAAGGTAATTTCTCTAGAATCACAAAGTTCATTGGTCGCTCAAGATTGTTGGTGGCCTCAAGCCAAATCTTGATGAATGGCCATAACTTctattttttcaaaacagaaaACGTCcatacatttttatttaatgtctATTTTTCCTAACTTTTTGAGATGCAAAATTATAAGCAAAAAGGATTGTGGTGCAGTACTCATTAACTTAAAATCCTGTATTCGCCTCTGAGTTTGTGATTTATGCCAGTTAAATGCTAGAGAACTCCACAATAAGATGATTATAAATGAATATTCGCCTCTGAGTCtgcaaaaccttttttttttatgacatgggaacccgcagccgctacccttggggtgcgcacagggtaaacccagctcctgtgtaatagctcgcaaaccacacaggagagataacccgcactaggcaagccccgtgcgacgagctcaacccagaaggcaaatcccgtGCGGTCATAGGCAGGGGGTTTCAAACCAGAGACCtgcattatgaaagccccatgctcaaccaattgAACCATCCTTGCACCCTTCTGAGTCTGCAAAACCTGATACATGAATGAGGGGGTTTTTAGGCTCCCTCTCCCCAAATATTAGATCAAAATTGAAAGCATATCCTTTGTGTCTGGTTATGTATTTTGTTCTATTCTTCCATAGGTACCCGCTCTGGAGCACGACAACAAAGTGATTGGAGAAAGTCTCGATCTGGTTAAATATGTTGACAGCAACTTTGAGGGGCCATCTCTTCTACCTGATGTAAGCTGCAAAATTCATTCTTGGCCTGAATcaactacttttattttcaatacCCCCTCTCCTCCTCCCTGACCTAGCACCAAacatagaaaaagaaaaggaaacagaAGATTTAAATTTGTATGTGATTTTGTAAAATGGTTTAGGACCCTGAAAAACAGAAGTTTGCTGAAGAGTTGATGGCTTACAGCGGTACATTCCTGAAAGAAATATTTGGTAACTTAAAAGGAGATATTGAGAAGCATGCTGGTAAGATTCTTGAACATTTGTGTTTTGAACTTTATTATGTATTATTTTGTATTTTCTGATGAGAAATTAACAATAGTTCCCACATCTGCACCAGGACCTCAATTTGACTACTTAGAAAAAGCTCTCGAGAAATTTGATGACGGACCTTTCTTCCTAGGTCAATTCAGTCAGGTCAGTTATATTCATACTTTGCCAAGGTGTTATTTTGAAATTTCATCATACTGAACTTTAAACTGTGGTGCATTAGGTCGACATAGCGTATGCTCCCTTCATTGAAAGGTTCCAAATTTTGTTGCAAGAGTTGTTTAATTATGATATCACATCTGGAAGGCCAAAACTAGCAAAATGGATTGAGGTATGATTACTCTATGCTAACTTTACTTACCTTAATATTATGCCCGATAAGCAGCTTTATGATTGCCGAACTAGTTTAGAATTGAGGCAAAATTTGTCTCATAATTGATCGATTTGTTTTGCTATACGATTGCCCTGCAGGAAGTGAACAAGCTTGATGGTTACAAGCAGACAAAAGTTGAACCCAAGAAAATGGTCGACTTATATAAGAAAAAATATCTGGTAGTTACTCATATGTAAAGAACTTTATATATTTTAATTGCTTGGTGTGAACATTCTATGCTAATTCATTGCCATCTGTTCATTGCAGGCGTAAAACTGAGTAACGCTCCATGAACGGtgtgaaattatgattaagtggTGTTTGGTGCTCCGTTCATGTCAAGGACTTGAAGGATTATGCATTAGTAATTCGTAAATAAAGTGGTTCTATGTTTGTTATCTGTGTAGATTTTACTTGAGACCTGTTTCTTGTGCTGGAGACTTGTATCAGCATAGTTATAGCTGTTACAGCATCTCATGTATTAGAATTTTGTTCTGTTATGCATCAAGCTACTTAATGAAATATTATACTAGTTCATAATTCTGTGTGAACCCCAAGGGTTGATTCTTGGGATTTGAGCCCCTATTTACAAAGCAAAGCTCAAGTAACACATTGCTATTAAGAGAAGGTACTCCTGGTTAGCATGTATAAGTACCGTGCGTACTCTTGGTTAGCTTGTATAAGAGCTGAAATAGGAGTAGAGCCTTAATGGCATTAGGTATAACCATCATGAAGGGAAAAGCGCTGACAAATAAACAACACAGAGAGTAAACACTGACCTCTTTAGAACCATACTCTAAATAAAACCTCTTTGAAGGAATATGAAAGTTTCCACACCATCTCAAAGTCTTTTGAGTTGTTGTTCGATTATTCTCCTTCTAAGAAGGGAAGCATAGTAGGCGTTTGAACATAAACATGTGATATTTCAAAAAAGGAAGGATATTTAGAAATTAAAGTTGTGGAAAACTtattttcaatttcaatttcaattCTTTTACGAAAAAAATCAGTTCACTGTCGGTGGCGGAGCCACAATCCATCAAGGGTGTCGGTGGCGGAGCCACAATCCATCAAGGGTGTTCGGTTCTTTACCAAAAAATTATGCTGTGTAGACATATCAATTTTATGAATTACAGATATATATTACATATTGAACACCCTTAACATATTATATATTTCTTCTTCAATATTCGAACACCCTTTACAAAATCTCCGGCTCTGCCATTGTTCACTGTATCACCAAACAATGTgttttaagaagaaaaaaatatgattttggaaaaaaggaaaaaaaatatggagaAACGACTCCGCAGCTTTTATAATTACTTATAATTGAA is drawn from Lycium barbarum isolate Lr01 chromosome 8, ASM1917538v2, whole genome shotgun sequence and contains these coding sequences:
- the LOC132607080 gene encoding glutathione S-transferase L3-like isoform X1; this translates as MATPSVQETRPPVLDSTSQPPNLFDGTTRLYINYFCPFAQRVWITRNVKGLQDKIALVPIDLENRPAWYKEKVYPENKVPALEHDNKVIGESLDLVKYVDSNFEGPSLLPDDPEKQKFAEELMAYSGTFLKEIFGNLKGDIEKHAGPQFDYLEKALEKFDDGPFFLGQFSQVDIAYAPFIERFQILLQELFNYDITSGRPKLAKWIEEVNKLDGYKQTKVEPKKMVDLYKKKYLA
- the LOC132607080 gene encoding glutathione S-transferase L3-like isoform X2 — translated: MATPVQETRPPVLDSTSQPPNLFDGTTRLYINYFCPFAQRVWITRNVKGLQDKIALVPIDLENRPAWYKEKVYPENKVPALEHDNKVIGESLDLVKYVDSNFEGPSLLPDDPEKQKFAEELMAYSGTFLKEIFGNLKGDIEKHAGPQFDYLEKALEKFDDGPFFLGQFSQVDIAYAPFIERFQILLQELFNYDITSGRPKLAKWIEEVNKLDGYKQTKVEPKKMVDLYKKKYLA